A genomic segment from Mobula birostris isolate sMobBir1 chromosome 31, sMobBir1.hap1, whole genome shotgun sequence encodes:
- the ctu1 gene encoding cytoplasmic tRNA 2-thiolation protein 1 codes for MPVYCNSCGKKAAVLRRPKTGHSLCKECFFWAFEEEIHQTIISAKLFQKGETIGIGASGGKDSTVLAHILKVLNDRYNYGLNLMLLSVDEGISGYRDDSLETVKRNQQQYDLPLKIISYEELYGWTMDQIVKKVGLKNNCTFCGVFRRQALDRGAMMLKVDKVCTGHNADDIAETVLMNFLRGDIARLRRCTAITTGSEGAIPRCKPLKYAYEKEIVLYAYFKKLDYFSTECVYSPNAYRGYARTFLKDLESIRPSAIMDVIHSGENLSVKEDVKMPKQGTCVRCGYISSQGLCKACVLLEGLNRGLPKLGIGKHAKLHSRLLNKEPLTEAEKKKLRVVDF; via the exons ATGCCTGTTTACTGCAACAGTTGTGGAAAGAAGGCAGCAGTCCTTAGGCGTCCCAAAACAGGACATTCTCTTTGTAAAGAATGCTTTTTCTGGGCTTTTGAAGAGGAGATTCATCAAACAATCATATCTGCAAAGCTTTTCCAGAAGGGAGAGACTATTGGAATTGGGGCTTCTGGTGGGAAAGACTCAACTGTTTTGGCTCATATTTTGAAAGTCTTAAATGATCGATATAATTATGGGTTAAATCTGATGTTGCTTTCTGTGGACGAAGGTATTAGTGGCTATCGTGATGACTCCTTAGAGACGGTAAAGAGAAACCAACAACAGTATGATCTGCCACTCAAGATTATTTCCTATGAAGAGCTATATGGCTGGACAATGGATCAGATTGTGAAGAAAGTTGGTTTGAAGAACAACTGCACATTCTGCGGGGTCTTCAGACGGCAAGCACTTGATCGTGGTGCCATGATGCTAAAAGTGGACAAGGTCTGCACAG GTCACAACGCAGATGATATTGCTGAGACAGTCTTGATGAATTTCCTGCGAGGAGATATTGCTCGCCTACGTCGCTGTACTGCGATTACTACAGGTAGTGAAGGGGCAATTCCTCGTTGCAAACCACTGAAATATGCTTATGAGAAAGAGATTGTGCTGTATGCTTACTTCAAGAAACTGGACTACTTCTCCACTGAATGTGTGTATTCTCCTAATGCATATCGGGGCTATGCCCGTACTTTCCTGAAAGACCTGGAATCAATCCGACCAAGTGCTATTATGGATGTGATTCACTCTGGTGAAAACCTGTCTGTGAAAGAGGATGTGAAGATGCCCAAGCAAGGCACCTGTGTGCGCTGTGGTTACATTTCTAGTCAGGGGCTCTGCAAGGCTTGTGTTCTTTTGGAGGGACTGAACCGTGGGCTTCCCAAACTTGGTATTGGCAAGCATGCAAAACTGCATAGCCGGCTTCTAAACAAGGAACCACTCACTGAGGCAGAGAAGAAGAAGTTAAGAGTGGTTGATTTCTGA